In one Candidatus Eremiobacterota bacterium genomic region, the following are encoded:
- the ytxJ gene encoding bacillithiol system redox-active protein YtxJ, with product MINPCESREDYEKLVASSRAKPVLLLKHSTQCPISAKANREFETFAAAAGGVECWKIPVIEERDLARIIAEKTGIAHQSPQAILFVNGAPVWNASHYFITAESLRKACASALKQ from the coding sequence ATGATCAATCCCTGTGAGTCCCGGGAAGACTATGAAAAGCTCGTCGCTTCGAGCAGAGCGAAGCCCGTGCTTCTCCTGAAGCACTCGACGCAGTGCCCCATCTCAGCCAAGGCCAACCGCGAGTTTGAAACCTTCGCTGCTGCCGCCGGGGGCGTGGAGTGCTGGAAAATCCCTGTCATCGAGGAGAGAGACCTTGCCCGGATCATAGCCGAAAAGACAGGCATTGCCCATCAGTCTCCCCAGGCCATCCTCTTCGTGAACGGCGCGCCGGTGTGGAACGCATCGCACTATTTCATCACCGCGGAGAGCCTCAGGAAAGCCTGCGCTTCGGCGCTGAAGCAATAG
- a CDS encoding type II toxin-antitoxin system HicB family antitoxin, with protein MRYPARVTIEEKGFSADFINFRNLSARGDTLEELEKNASEILSATIKQFIDQNRRVPVSTSVKGDDILWVQPHIHIIQRMAHKKYCQCPVCRNMRGERPSKRKIGLFVSNEIFESMRDIARERRMSQNRLWEQAAKKFLADC; from the coding sequence ATGAGGTACCCTGCACGAGTGACGATAGAGGAAAAGGGCTTTTCCGCTGATTTTATCAATTTCAGGAATCTCTCGGCCCGGGGCGACACCTTGGAAGAGCTTGAAAAGAACGCAAGCGAGATATTGTCTGCGACGATAAAACAGTTCATTGACCAGAACCGCAGAGTGCCTGTCTCCACAAGCGTGAAAGGTGATGACATTCTCTGGGTCCAGCCCCATATCCATATAATCCAGCGCATGGCCCACAAGAAATACTGCCAGTGCCCGGTGTGCAGGAACATGAGGGGAGAGCGCCCGAGCAAGAGAAAGATAGGGCTCTTTGTGAGCAATGAAATATTTGAAAGCATGCGCGACATTGCCAGAGAGAGAAGAATGAGCCAGAACAGACTCTGGGAACAGGCCGCGAAAAAGTTCCTGGCCGACTGCTGA
- a CDS encoding ThiF family adenylyltransferase: MTDLVEVERKAMEAEKRLLICGAGTLGGNLAENLARMGIKRFTVLDRDRVEERNLANQPYSTADVGQPKAKALAFFLSRACRAEVTSLNKDLVEGNSDHLLKDCGLVIDAFDNSMARGIVKDTAARLSIPCVHAGISNDGYGEVIWNERYRVPEGGGEDPCERPLSRNLSLLVVSVATEVILAYLEEGTMRNYTVTLKDLAITEYC, from the coding sequence GTGACAGACCTCGTTGAGGTCGAAAGGAAAGCCATGGAAGCTGAAAAGAGACTTCTTATCTGCGGCGCCGGTACCCTTGGCGGGAACCTTGCCGAGAACCTCGCGCGGATGGGTATAAAGAGGTTCACGGTCCTGGACAGGGACCGTGTGGAGGAGAGAAACCTTGCAAACCAGCCATACAGTACCGCTGACGTGGGCCAGCCCAAGGCGAAGGCCCTGGCGTTTTTTCTCTCCCGTGCCTGCAGAGCTGAAGTCACCTCCCTCAACAAGGACCTCGTCGAGGGGAACTCGGACCACCTCCTGAAAGACTGCGGCCTTGTCATCGATGCCTTCGACAACAGCATGGCGAGGGGAATAGTGAAGGATACCGCAGCGAGGCTTTCAATTCCCTGTGTCCATGCCGGTATCAGCAACGACGGCTACGGCGAGGTCATATGGAATGAGCGCTATAGAGTGCCGGAAGGAGGCGGTGAGGACCCCTGCGAGAGGCCCCTCTCGAGGAACCTCTCACTTCTTGTGGTGTCGGTGGCCACAGAGGTAATTCTGGCCTACCTGGAAGAGGGAACCATGAGGAATTACACTGTCACGCTGAAGGATCTCGCCATCACCGAATACTGCTAG